From Streptomyces sp. 6-11-2, one genomic window encodes:
- the gatC gene encoding Asp-tRNA(Asn)/Glu-tRNA(Gln) amidotransferase subunit GatC — translation MPGITREEVAHLARLARLELKPEELDHLAGQLDDIIGAVARVSEVADQDVPPTSHPLPLTNVMRADEVRPSLTSEQALSGAPAQEQQRFKVPQILGEE, via the coding sequence ATGCCTGGCATCACGCGCGAGGAGGTCGCCCACCTCGCCCGGCTGGCGCGTCTGGAGCTGAAGCCCGAGGAACTCGACCACCTCGCGGGACAGCTCGACGACATCATCGGCGCGGTGGCCCGCGTCAGCGAGGTCGCCGACCAAGACGTACCGCCGACCTCCCACCCGCTGCCGCTGACCAACGTCATGCGCGCGGACGAGGTCCGTCCGTCGCTCACCTCCGAGCAGGCGCTCTCCGGCGCCCCGGCCCAGGAGCAGCAGCGTTTCAAGGTGCCGCAGATCCTGGGTGAGGAGTGA